In one window of Nicotiana tabacum cultivar K326 chromosome 12, ASM71507v2, whole genome shotgun sequence DNA:
- the LOC107810247 gene encoding autophagy-related protein 8C-like: MAKSSFKLEHPRERRQAEAARIREKYPDRIPVIVEKAERSDIPDIDKKKYLVPADLTVGQFVYVVRKRIKLSAEKAIFIFVKNILPPTAAMMSAIYEEHKDEDGFLYMTYSGENTFGSF; the protein is encoded by the exons AAAGGCGACAGGCCGAAGCTGCTCGTATCAGGGAGAAGTATCCTGATAGAATACCG GTTATTGTGGAGAAGGCTGAAAGAAGTGACATTCCTGACATTGACAAGAAGAA ATACTTGGTTCCTGCTGATCTGACTGTGGGGCAATTTGTGTATGTTGTTCGTAAGAGGATAAAGCTTAGTGCTGAGAAGGCTATTTTTATCTTTGTGAAAAATATCCTTCCTCCGACAG CTGCCATGATGTCTGCGATTTATGAGGAACACAAAGATGAGGATGGCTTCCTCTACATGACTTACAGTGGAGAGAATACATTCGGATCGTTCTAA